The following is a genomic window from Amycolatopsis acidiphila.
TACGGCGTTTTCGACCGCCTTTGAGGATAGGCGCATGTGACGCACGCCGAAAGGCAGCGAAGGTCACAAGGACGAGTGGTTACACTCGACTGACTGACCGCCGACATGCTTGCGAAGTGCTGATGACTGCCTCGATGCCCGACAGAACCGGACGCCACAACCTCGACCCGCACCTCGACCGGTACGCAGCACGCACCGCCGGGATGACGGCATCGGAGATCCGGGCGCTGTTCGCGGTGGCGAGCAGGCCCGAGGTGGTCTCGCTGGCCGGGGGCATGCCGAACCTCGCCGCGCTGCCGCTGGACAGCCTCTCCACCCAGATCGGTGAGCTGATCGCCGAAGACGGGCTCGTAGCGCTCCAGTACGGCTCCGCGCAGGGCATCCCGGCCCTCCGGGAGCAGATCTGCGAGATCATGGCACTGGAGGGCATCTCAGCCCACCCTGACGACGTCGTGGTGACCGTCGGCTCCCAGATGGGCCTCGACATGGTCACCCGCCTCTTCTGCGATCCCGGCGACATCGTGCTCGCCGAGGGCCCGTCGTACGTCGGCGCGCTCGGGTCGTTCGCGGCCTATCAGGCGCAGGTCGTACACGTCGCGATGGACGACGACGGGCTGGTGCCCGAGGCGCTGCGCGAGGCACTGGCCCAGGCGGGGAGGGCCGGCAAACGGGTCAAGTTCCTCTACACGATCCCGAACTTCCACAACCCCGCCGGCGTTACGCTGGCGGTCGAGCGGCGCGCCGAGATCCTCGAGATCTGCCGGACGCATGGCGTGCTCGTGATCGAGGACAACCCGTACGGCCTGCTCGGCTTCGACGGGCAGACCTACCCGTCGCTGCGTTCGCTCGACCCGGACAACGTGGTGTACCTCGGCTCGTTCTCGAAGACGTTCGCCTCCGGGCTGCGGGTCGGCTGGGTGCTGGCGCCACACGCGGTGCGCGAGAAGCTGGTGCTGGCCGCCGAGTCGGCGACGCTGTGCCCGCCGACGCTCAACCAGATGATCGTGTCGCGGTACCTCGGCACGCACGACTGGAAGGGCCAGATCAAGACCTTCCGCGAGAACTACCGTGAGCGCCGGGACGCGATCCTCGGCGCGCTCGAGCAGCACATGCCTGCCGGGTGCACCTGGACCACCCCGGACGGCGGGTTCTACGTCTGGGTGACCGTGCCCGAGGGCGTCGACACCAAGGCGATGCTGCCGCGTGCGGTCACCGCCCGGGTGGCCTACGCGTCGGGCACCGGTTTCTACGCCGACGGGTTCGGCAGCAGGCAGATGCGGTTGTCCTACTGCTACCCGACCCCGGAGCGGATCCGCGAGGGCGTGCGCAGACTCGCCGGGGTGCTCGAGTCCGAAATGGACCTGGTCCGCACGTTCGGTAACGTCAGCATGCGGCCGATCTCCGGGCCGGAGAACCCCTCCCCGGACACGGCCTGATCTGCTGTCCA
Proteins encoded in this region:
- a CDS encoding aminotransferase-like domain-containing protein → MTASMPDRTGRHNLDPHLDRYAARTAGMTASEIRALFAVASRPEVVSLAGGMPNLAALPLDSLSTQIGELIAEDGLVALQYGSAQGIPALREQICEIMALEGISAHPDDVVVTVGSQMGLDMVTRLFCDPGDIVLAEGPSYVGALGSFAAYQAQVVHVAMDDDGLVPEALREALAQAGRAGKRVKFLYTIPNFHNPAGVTLAVERRAEILEICRTHGVLVIEDNPYGLLGFDGQTYPSLRSLDPDNVVYLGSFSKTFASGLRVGWVLAPHAVREKLVLAAESATLCPPTLNQMIVSRYLGTHDWKGQIKTFRENYRERRDAILGALEQHMPAGCTWTTPDGGFYVWVTVPEGVDTKAMLPRAVTARVAYASGTGFYADGFGSRQMRLSYCYPTPERIREGVRRLAGVLESEMDLVRTFGNVSMRPISGPENPSPDTA